One stretch of Longimicrobium sp. DNA includes these proteins:
- the thiM gene encoding hydroxyethylthiazole kinase, translating to MIQTASDSLDPWGALARLREAGPLVHCITNYVAMDVTANALLAIGASPAMVHAREEAADFAGISRALVINIGTLSPPWVEAMEMAVDRAVALGTPWVLDPVGAGATPYRTGVAGDLARRKPAVIRGNASEILTLAGEVGGAKGVDSTRTPEEAREAAAELARSLGCVIAVTGQVDHVTDGTRTLAIHHGHEMMTRVTALGCALAGVTGAFLAVEPDPLHAAAYALAFFGLAGEMAASGSIGPGTLRVRLMDALYILDTQTDKEIRIEPVR from the coding sequence ATGATCCAGACCGCATCCGACTCCCTGGACCCGTGGGGCGCGCTGGCCCGGCTGCGCGAGGCCGGCCCGCTGGTGCACTGCATCACCAACTACGTGGCGATGGACGTTACCGCCAACGCGCTCCTGGCCATTGGCGCCTCGCCCGCGATGGTGCACGCGCGCGAGGAAGCGGCGGACTTCGCCGGCATCTCGCGGGCGCTGGTGATCAACATCGGCACGCTGTCGCCGCCTTGGGTAGAGGCGATGGAGATGGCGGTGGATCGTGCCGTGGCGCTCGGCACGCCGTGGGTGCTGGATCCCGTCGGTGCCGGGGCAACGCCGTACCGCACCGGCGTCGCGGGCGACCTCGCCCGCCGCAAGCCGGCGGTGATCCGGGGCAACGCGTCGGAAATCCTTACGCTGGCGGGTGAGGTGGGCGGGGCCAAGGGCGTCGACAGCACGCGCACCCCGGAAGAGGCGCGCGAGGCGGCTGCGGAGCTGGCGCGCTCCCTGGGCTGCGTGATCGCCGTCACCGGGCAAGTGGACCACGTGACGGACGGCACGCGCACGCTGGCCATCCACCACGGCCACGAGATGATGACCCGCGTCACCGCGCTGGGGTGCGCGCTGGCCGGCGTGACGGGCGCCTTTCTGGCCGTGGAGCCGGACCCGCTGCACGCTGCGGCGTACGCGCTCGCCTTCTTCGGGCTGGCGGGTGAGATGGCGGCGTCCGGCTCCATCGGCCCGGGCACCCTGCGCGTCCGGCTGATGGACGCGCTCTACATCCTCGACACGCAGACCGACAAGGAGATCCGGATCGAGCCCGTGCGGTGA
- a CDS encoding histidine kinase dimerization/phospho-acceptor domain-containing protein, giving the protein MSETIRTDTSGAIAVGDPLAVRANKLELLERLADALAHEIKNPLHSMVINLEVLKRKLGRISGGDEVLRYTNVLGEELDRVSRRVELLLRLSRPDRGSEETTLTELVEEVMELVQLEARHREARVEYNTEGAMARVRVGRQPARQIILNLVLDALEALPSGETLHVTVRGEDGRSTLTIRSSTAPGATQGERTGVASLLAESVGGQVWAQDGTRTFVLPSGRA; this is encoded by the coding sequence GTGAGCGAAACCATTCGCACCGACACCTCCGGAGCCATCGCCGTGGGCGACCCTCTCGCCGTTCGGGCCAACAAGCTCGAACTCCTGGAGCGCCTCGCCGACGCGCTGGCCCATGAAATCAAGAACCCGCTGCACTCCATGGTCATCAACCTGGAAGTGCTGAAGCGGAAGCTTGGCCGCATCTCCGGCGGCGACGAGGTGCTGCGCTACACCAACGTGCTGGGCGAAGAGCTGGACCGGGTGAGCCGCCGCGTGGAGCTTCTGCTGCGCCTTTCCCGCCCCGACCGCGGCAGCGAAGAAACCACCCTCACCGAGCTGGTGGAAGAGGTGATGGAGCTGGTGCAGCTGGAGGCGCGGCACAGGGAGGCGCGGGTGGAGTACAATACGGAAGGAGCCATGGCCCGCGTGCGCGTGGGAAGGCAGCCCGCCCGGCAGATCATCCTGAACCTGGTGCTCGACGCGCTCGAGGCGCTGCCCAGCGGCGAAACCCTTCACGTCACCGTGCGTGGCGAAGACGGGCGTTCGACGCTGACCATCCGGTCGTCCACGGCGCCGGGCGCCACGCAGGGCGAACGCACGGGAGTGGCGTCGCTGCTGGCCGAAAGCGTCGGCGGGCAGGTCTGGGCGCAGGACGGCACGCGCACGTTCGTCCTGCCGTCGGGCCGGGCCTGA
- a CDS encoding PIN domain-containing protein — protein MDVDEAPVVTDTNVIFSALLRREGRFLEILFESEHSFHICESVLSELFRLKEKIARASELDEDSLARLYHEIISLLSIHKEARIAAVHWDRARTLCDGVDPADAPHVALTLDLDGVLWTGDKRLRTGLRLKGFDRFFMP, from the coding sequence ATGGACGTTGACGAGGCGCCGGTCGTCACGGACACGAATGTGATCTTCTCGGCCTTGCTGCGTCGCGAGGGGCGATTCCTGGAGATCCTCTTCGAATCGGAGCACAGCTTTCATATCTGTGAGAGCGTTCTTAGCGAGTTGTTTCGGTTGAAGGAGAAGATCGCGCGGGCGAGTGAACTCGACGAAGACTCGCTCGCCCGCCTGTATCATGAGATCATCTCCCTCCTGAGCATCCACAAGGAAGCACGAATCGCGGCGGTACATTGGGATCGAGCACGAACGTTGTGCGACGGAGTCGATCCCGCGGACGCTCCTCACGTCGCACTAACGCTCGATCTGGACGGGGTGCTCTGGACCGGCGACAAGCGGCTCCGTACCGGGTTGCGGCTGAAGGGGTTCGACCGCTTCTTCATGCCGTGA